A DNA window from Kitasatospora atroaurantiaca contains the following coding sequences:
- a CDS encoding class I SAM-dependent methyltransferase codes for MTSGPFTEVHCRHIARLRSLPAVVDDHGLRLGDQYVMFRAEADLMRRHVRHLVAGTRRPDVLEIGLGLGVFAEQLLDVRVGSYTAIEPHDEVARLARARVLDAFGARARVIGEPWQLATLPTRAYDAIMYDTWPPDGYADADFAWFVEHVAVACLRPGGRFSFFHSGDAIGSLRRRVLDTHFTSWAAHPYSIPVAGLPAMWTKPTNRFLVPVATLGDERHVGAGPSADIR; via the coding sequence ATGACCTCGGGCCCGTTCACCGAAGTCCATTGCCGGCACATCGCCCGGTTGCGGTCACTGCCCGCCGTTGTCGACGACCACGGCCTGCGGCTCGGAGATCAGTACGTCATGTTCAGAGCGGAGGCGGACCTGATGCGCCGGCACGTCCGTCACCTGGTCGCGGGCACCAGGCGGCCCGACGTGCTCGAGATCGGACTCGGACTCGGCGTCTTCGCCGAACAGCTCCTCGACGTCCGGGTCGGCTCGTACACCGCCATCGAGCCGCACGACGAAGTGGCCCGCCTGGCCCGGGCCAGGGTGCTGGACGCCTTCGGCGCCCGAGCCCGCGTGATCGGCGAACCCTGGCAGCTCGCCACTCTGCCGACACGGGCCTATGACGCGATCATGTATGACACGTGGCCACCGGACGGCTACGCCGACGCGGACTTCGCCTGGTTCGTCGAGCACGTCGCCGTTGCCTGCTTGCGTCCCGGTGGAAGGTTCAGTTTCTTCCACAGCGGCGACGCGATCGGCTCGCTGCGTCGTCGCGTCCTGGACACGCACTTCACATCGTGGGCAGCGCACCCGTATTCGATACCGGTCGCGGGCCTCCCGGCGATGTGGACCAAGCCCACCAACCGATTTCTCGTACCGGTCGCGACCCTGGGGGACGAACGACATGTCGGAGCCGGGCCCTCTGCCGATATCCGGTGA
- a CDS encoding methionine adenosyltransferase, which produces MRVMIRHACTSPDHLPFDVAERKGIGHPDSLADLVADTFSVRYSRWCLSRFALVPNHWVDKVNLVGAAADVDFGAFDILKPVDAYLFGKITDRVGDIEVPVAEIFEEAVADVLARALGDARILDHVRLHVNNTRGTSVDHAPEFYRPRTLPLLADVLAVESVANDTVICVGTSLRGLAAEVAMGLESELTDAAFRVDFPAVGTDVKVMTVRAGSHLDVTAAVPFHPERIASWEAYRDCLAEVESAITQILKGLVDRDPRARAIARTSLHLNTKDSPGRGYLAPFGTSLGKGDCGAVGRGNRYNGVIEPMRPAGCEAPAGKNPVHHVGKIYSAIAAQIARDVFSQTSVYAEVTVATRNGGSLDDPAYVLIALDREPDASTARAIDGIVRQGLADVANFTNRFLTGDPIARFPAPRLP; this is translated from the coding sequence ATGCGAGTGATGATCCGTCACGCTTGTACCAGTCCTGATCACCTGCCCTTCGACGTGGCTGAGCGCAAGGGCATCGGCCACCCCGACAGTCTCGCCGATCTGGTCGCCGACACCTTCTCCGTGCGGTACTCCCGCTGGTGCCTGAGCCGGTTCGCCTTGGTGCCGAACCACTGGGTCGACAAGGTGAACCTGGTGGGCGCCGCGGCCGACGTCGACTTCGGCGCTTTCGACATCCTCAAGCCTGTCGACGCGTATCTCTTCGGCAAGATCACCGACCGTGTTGGCGACATCGAGGTGCCGGTCGCGGAAATCTTCGAGGAGGCCGTCGCCGATGTCCTGGCCCGAGCGCTCGGCGACGCCCGCATCCTGGATCACGTCAGGCTTCATGTCAACAACACTCGTGGCACCTCTGTCGACCACGCTCCCGAGTTCTACCGTCCCAGAACCCTGCCGTTGCTTGCCGACGTGCTGGCGGTGGAGTCGGTCGCGAACGACACCGTGATCTGCGTGGGTACCAGTCTTCGCGGGCTGGCGGCCGAAGTAGCCATGGGGCTGGAGAGCGAGCTGACCGACGCGGCGTTTCGCGTCGACTTTCCGGCGGTCGGCACAGACGTGAAGGTCATGACGGTCCGTGCGGGATCCCACCTGGACGTCACCGCCGCCGTGCCCTTCCATCCGGAGCGGATCGCCTCGTGGGAGGCGTATCGCGATTGCCTGGCCGAGGTGGAGAGCGCGATCACCCAGATCTTGAAGGGCCTCGTGGACCGCGACCCCCGAGCGCGGGCAATCGCGCGGACCTCCCTGCACCTCAACACGAAGGACAGCCCAGGTCGGGGTTATCTCGCCCCCTTCGGAACGTCGTTGGGAAAGGGCGACTGCGGTGCGGTCGGACGCGGAAACCGGTACAACGGTGTCATCGAACCGATGCGCCCCGCCGGTTGTGAGGCGCCTGCGGGAAAGAATCCGGTCCACCACGTGGGAAAGATCTACTCGGCGATCGCCGCGCAGATAGCACGTGACGTGTTCTCGCAGACGTCCGTGTACGCGGAAGTCACGGTCGCCACCCGCAATGGCGGGAGTCTGGACGATCCCGCCTATGTGCTCATCGCACTGGATCGGGAGCCGGACGCGTCCACGGCCCGCGCGATCGACGGGATCGTGCGACAGGGACTGGCCGACGTAGCGAACTTCACGAACCGGTTCCTCACCGGAGACCCGATCGCGCGCTTCCCAGCCCCTCGGCTTCCATGA
- a CDS encoding radical SAM protein has product MPSWALEFDWHLTNRCDFFCEYCHPQIRYVLNRKYLDEPSPELVKRRFDELGKTCLVHMSGGEPFMFPRFVDLCVGLTEHHFISINTNLASGDVESFSKLVDPNRVARITAAVHMPERERRGLELAAYARNYLHLDERGFDVTALYVLYPPLLGRLAEDLDRLRSLGVTRVQVKVFKGVHGGVRYPEGYTEEQKRLILSNSGEYLFNRSYLDGLMSFRGQACTAGVSSFKVMVTGDVRRCASVPVGYGNLYDGSFRPSEVNEGCPARRVLVLSQCLSYLVDPPAAHGHSGEAEE; this is encoded by the coding sequence GTGCCTTCCTGGGCGTTGGAGTTCGACTGGCATCTGACGAACCGATGTGACTTCTTCTGCGAATACTGCCATCCCCAGATCCGTTATGTTCTCAACCGGAAGTACCTGGACGAGCCCTCTCCGGAGCTGGTGAAGCGGAGATTCGACGAGCTCGGCAAGACCTGCCTGGTGCACATGTCCGGCGGAGAGCCGTTCATGTTCCCGCGTTTCGTCGATCTGTGTGTTGGGTTGACAGAGCATCATTTCATCAGCATCAACACGAACCTTGCTTCCGGCGATGTGGAGAGCTTCTCGAAACTCGTGGACCCGAACCGGGTCGCGAGGATCACCGCCGCCGTGCACATGCCGGAACGTGAGCGCCGGGGGTTGGAATTGGCTGCTTACGCGAGAAACTATCTGCACCTGGATGAGCGCGGATTCGACGTCACGGCCCTGTACGTTCTCTACCCTCCGCTGCTCGGCCGCCTCGCGGAGGATCTCGACAGGCTGAGGTCGCTGGGGGTGACGCGTGTTCAGGTCAAGGTTTTCAAGGGCGTTCATGGAGGAGTTCGATATCCCGAGGGCTACACGGAGGAGCAGAAGCGCCTGATTCTTTCCAACTCGGGCGAATACCTGTTCAACCGTTCTTACCTCGACGGGCTGATGTCGTTCCGGGGCCAGGCGTGCACGGCCGGAGTGTCCTCGTTCAAGGTGATGGTGACCGGCGACGTCCGCAGGTGCGCGTCCGTGCCCGTGGGTTACGGAAACCTCTACGACGGTTCCTTCCGGCCGAGCGAGGTGAACGAGGGGTGTCCGGCACGGCGGGTACTCGTGCTGTCCCAGTGTCTGTCGTACCTCGTCGATCCTCCGGCGGCTCATGGTCACAGCGGCGAGGCGGAGGAGTAG
- a CDS encoding erythromycin esterase family protein yields the protein METDTAAPRAFFPSTTGSPDPQHADADAGPLSDATLDELAERLAAGATIVGIGESTRFSRETFGVRDQLLRRLVRHHGFRALAVQDSAGVAAGLDKYVRGGEGSAESALEGAWRPWRTAEMVAALEWIRAFNRDHPNDSVRIFGVKPAQARPEDYDAVLDHVRGSAPELLAKVASHLDPIRTAHHTDEHVQRAQGTHPGRPFADHARDALALIRSWPGADHDEGILARMRGIVDFHERSVAGRGDYAGDAAVWAEAISDSQRRTGARVVYWDGIAHTSAVETVLGLAPGRGPQPTVGSLLRKRHGTRYVSVAIGFHHGDLGVAAVPEPAGDLIDATLGEVDLPAHWLDLRRDAVRRRWEGPAKVRVISGVYDPSRDTAEHMTVASLADAFDVLVHIRRVSPVRWLP from the coding sequence ATGGAAACCGACACCGCCGCTCCCCGGGCCTTCTTCCCTTCGACCACAGGGTCACCCGATCCTCAGCACGCCGACGCCGATGCCGGCCCGCTGTCCGACGCCACGCTCGATGAACTCGCCGAGAGGCTTGCCGCCGGGGCGACGATCGTCGGCATCGGGGAGTCCACCCGATTCTCCCGGGAGACCTTCGGCGTGCGGGACCAACTCTTGCGGCGGCTGGTCCGACACCACGGGTTCCGGGCGCTGGCCGTACAGGACAGTGCCGGCGTCGCCGCCGGCCTCGACAAGTACGTGCGCGGCGGCGAGGGTTCGGCCGAATCCGCGCTCGAGGGCGCCTGGCGTCCCTGGCGCACCGCCGAGATGGTCGCGGCATTGGAATGGATCCGGGCGTTCAACCGGGACCACCCGAACGACTCCGTCCGGATCTTCGGTGTGAAGCCCGCACAGGCCCGGCCCGAGGACTACGACGCCGTCCTCGACCACGTCCGTGGGTCGGCCCCGGAGCTCCTGGCGAAGGTGGCATCCCACCTGGATCCGATCCGGACCGCTCACCACACCGACGAGCACGTGCAGCGCGCCCAGGGAACGCACCCCGGACGCCCGTTCGCCGATCACGCCCGCGACGCGCTGGCGCTGATCCGGTCATGGCCCGGTGCCGACCATGACGAGGGCATCCTGGCGCGGATGCGCGGGATCGTGGACTTCCATGAACGCAGCGTCGCCGGGCGAGGCGACTACGCGGGCGACGCCGCAGTGTGGGCGGAGGCCATCAGCGACTCCCAGCGTCGGACCGGTGCGCGCGTGGTCTATTGGGACGGCATCGCTCACACCTCGGCGGTCGAGACGGTCCTGGGCCTGGCTCCCGGGCGTGGTCCGCAGCCCACCGTCGGCAGCCTGCTGCGCAAGCGTCACGGCACGCGGTATGTCTCCGTGGCGATCGGCTTCCATCACGGGGATCTCGGTGTCGCCGCTGTCCCGGAGCCGGCCGGGGATCTGATCGACGCGACGCTGGGAGAGGTGGATCTGCCCGCCCACTGGCTGGACTTGCGCCGCGACGCCGTACGCCGCCGGTGGGAGGGGCCGGCGAAGGTCCGCGTCATCAGCGGCGTCTACGACCCGTCCCGTGACACTGCCGAGCACATGACCGTCGCTTCCCTTGCCGACGCATTCGACGTCCTCGTCCACATTCGCCGGGTGTCTCCGGTGCGATGGCTGCCGTGA
- a CDS encoding FAD-binding oxidoreductase: MDTATLESLRSALRGPVIGPEQPGYDEARKIYNAMIDKRPAAIVPCADAADVIAAVNFGRDNGLEVAVRGGGHSGPGLCLVDDGMTIDLSRMRGVRVDPEARTAQVAGGSLLGDVDHATHAFGLAAPAGIVSTTGVGGLTLGGGHGHLTRKYGLTVDNLLSADVVLADGSFVTTDENRHPDLFWALRGGGGNFGVVTSFTYRLHPVDTVGLGLTVWPAERTPEVLRWYREFLPQAPEDLNGFFAVLVIPPGPPFPEELHHRKMCGVVWCHTGDPDRTGEVLAPVNDPGPPAFHFTTPMPYPAVQSMFDELIPPGLQWYWRGDFFDRITDDAIDVHAKYAANIPTELSTMHLYPVDGAAHRVGPDDTAWGFRDAVWSGVYGGIDPDPGNAGVIRDWCVGYWEELHPHSMGGAYVNFMMEEGQDRVHATYRNHYDRLSQIKRTYDPDNLFHANQNIKPAP, encoded by the coding sequence ATGGACACGGCAACCTTAGAGTCGTTGCGGAGCGCGCTCCGCGGCCCGGTCATCGGGCCGGAACAGCCGGGGTACGACGAGGCCCGCAAGATCTACAACGCGATGATCGACAAGCGTCCGGCGGCCATCGTGCCGTGCGCGGACGCGGCCGACGTCATCGCGGCGGTCAACTTCGGCCGGGACAACGGGCTGGAGGTCGCGGTTCGCGGCGGCGGCCACAGCGGCCCCGGGCTCTGCCTGGTCGACGACGGAATGACCATCGACCTGTCTCGGATGCGCGGGGTCCGCGTCGACCCGGAGGCCCGGACCGCCCAGGTCGCCGGGGGTTCGCTGCTCGGCGACGTCGACCACGCCACGCACGCCTTCGGGCTCGCCGCCCCGGCGGGCATCGTGTCCACCACGGGTGTCGGAGGCCTCACCCTCGGCGGCGGCCACGGCCATCTCACCCGCAAGTACGGGCTCACCGTGGACAATCTGCTGTCGGCGGACGTCGTCCTCGCCGACGGCAGCTTCGTCACGACGGACGAGAACAGGCACCCGGACCTCTTCTGGGCACTGCGGGGCGGCGGCGGCAACTTCGGCGTCGTCACCTCGTTCACCTACCGGCTGCATCCGGTCGACACCGTCGGGCTCGGCCTGACGGTCTGGCCGGCCGAACGGACGCCCGAAGTCCTCAGGTGGTACCGCGAGTTCCTCCCCCAGGCACCGGAGGACCTGAACGGGTTCTTCGCGGTGCTGGTGATCCCACCCGGGCCGCCCTTCCCGGAGGAGCTCCACCACCGGAAGATGTGCGGCGTCGTGTGGTGCCACACCGGCGATCCGGACCGCACCGGTGAGGTTCTCGCCCCGGTGAACGATCCCGGCCCGCCCGCCTTCCACTTCACCACGCCGATGCCGTACCCGGCGGTGCAGAGCATGTTCGACGAGCTGATCCCGCCGGGGCTGCAGTGGTACTGGCGCGGGGACTTCTTCGACCGCATCACGGACGACGCGATCGACGTCCACGCCAAGTACGCGGCCAACATCCCGACCGAGCTCTCGACCATGCACCTGTACCCGGTCGACGGGGCCGCCCACCGGGTCGGGCCCGACGACACCGCGTGGGGCTTCCGCGACGCCGTCTGGTCCGGGGTCTACGGGGGCATCGACCCCGATCCCGGCAACGCCGGGGTGATCAGGGACTGGTGCGTCGGCTACTGGGAGGAGCTCCACCCACACTCCATGGGCGGCGCCTACGTGAACTTCATGATGGAGGAAGGACAGGACCGCGTCCACGCCACCTACCGCAACCACTACGACCGGCTGTCGCAGATCAAGCGGACGTACGACCCGGACAACCTCTTCCACGCCAACCAGAACATCAAGCCGGCACCGTAG